In the genome of Candidatus Binatus sp., the window GATTCAGATGGCACAGATGACGGTCGATCTTGTGTTCGATCGTATAGGCCCCGGCATAACGACAGAACTCCGAGAGCGTCGTACTGAAATTCGCGAGACCACTGGACGGTCTGGATATTTGCATCAAGTTATGACGCCTGATGTCGGACATCCGGCACTTCAACACCACTTGTCCGGTATCAGTTTCCTTGCGAAGGCTTTTCCAGATGGAGCGTACGAAGCCTTCCATCAAGCGATGGATCGTGTGGCGCCAAGGAACAATAGGACTCTGCCGCTACCGTTCCCTGATTCGTCTATTCCGGATGCCAACGGGCTTGGGCCGCCTTCTTCGCGATAGCCTTGCGCCGTTTTACGGACAGTTTTTCGGCGCGCGCCTTCCCGCCCTTCGACGCCCCGAGCGCGGAGAGCGCCTGTGCATGCGGGTTCTTGCCCTCTGCCGGCTTTAGGACTTCGCCGATGACGGTTTCCACAGTGCCTAGCGCCTGTTGAACGAAATCGGCTCTCTTGCCGCCTCTGCTTGCTCGGGTAGGCATGGGGAGAGTATGACTCTAAACCATGCGAGCCGTCAAACTGCGCCCTTGGATACGGAGATTAAAGCGCCTGCGAATCGAATGGTTGAGCACTGTCGCCTCGGTCGTTATTGCCGCTTGCTCAATGGTAATCGCTCTTTGCTCGTTGACTTTCACGA includes:
- a CDS encoding P63C domain-containing protein, coding for MFRLKGWKYDPASSRRPIQMAQMTVDLVFDRIGPGITTELRERRTEIRETTGRSGYLHQVMTPDVGHPALQHHLSGISFLAKAFPDGAYEAFHQAMDRVAPRNNRTLPLPFPDSSIPDANGLGPPSSR